In one window of Caenimonas aquaedulcis DNA:
- a CDS encoding phosphopantetheine-binding protein, with protein sequence MSLNVDGPAAQVSARDLAALVVEGLNLEDVNPDEIDLLAPLFGGGLDLDSLDVLEISLLVQQRYGVKLKAGDPNNEAIFASMQSLADHIAGTLAAQR encoded by the coding sequence ATGAGCCTGAACGTGGACGGGCCCGCCGCGCAGGTCTCCGCCAGGGACCTCGCCGCCCTCGTGGTCGAGGGGTTGAATCTCGAGGATGTGAATCCGGACGAGATCGACCTCCTCGCGCCCCTTTTCGGCGGAGGGCTCGACCTCGATTCGCTGGACGTGCTGGAGATTTCCCTGCTCGTCCAGCAGCGCTACGGCGTCAAGCTGAAGGCCGGCGACCCGAACAACGAGGCGATCTTCGCCTCGATGCAAAGCCTCGCCGACCACATCGCCGGCACGCTCGCCGCGCAGCGCTGA